In Hymenobacter sublimis, a single genomic region encodes these proteins:
- a CDS encoding hotdog fold thioesterase has product MTLEQIKHWVNTRPTLADALGIELTALTDDYLEGRMPVDGRTHQPMGLLHGGASVALAETLGSVAAATRLDPTKQACVGLEINANHIKGVRDGYVVGRATALHVGRSTQVWEIRITHEETGALVCISRITMAVIDLPAAKPQA; this is encoded by the coding sequence ATGACGCTGGAGCAAATAAAGCACTGGGTAAACACCCGCCCCACCCTGGCCGACGCCCTCGGCATTGAGCTAACCGCCCTCACCGACGACTACCTAGAAGGCCGCATGCCCGTGGACGGCCGCACCCATCAGCCCATGGGATTGCTGCACGGCGGGGCCTCCGTGGCCCTGGCCGAAACCCTGGGTAGCGTGGCCGCCGCCACCCGGCTCGACCCAACCAAGCAAGCCTGCGTGGGGCTGGAAATCAACGCCAACCATATCAAAGGAGTGCGCGACGGCTACGTGGTAGGCCGGGCCACGGCCCTGCACGTGGGCCGCAGTACCCAGGTGTGGGAAATCCGGATTACCCACGAGGAAACCGGGGCCCTGGTGTGCATCAGCCGCATTACTATGGCCGTGATTGACTTACCCGCCGCCAAGCCCCAGGCATGA
- a CDS encoding chorismate-binding protein yields MSSLQRISWQPNLPVADRRRRLVALALSSGRPVALWRLPGAQHARLCVSLKVDSAYVGLPPALEPTAPAGFAFFPFRDSDHNPPLFLPADLYFDLAHPEEIQVSSAAAARLPELRQRFATLPPTADLPWHLSRQPVPATASQPDYEALVAAGVAAIEAGTVHKVVSSRAVRRLLPAGFDALAAFDELQERYPNAFVSLVSAPGVGTWLGATPEVLAEITEDQVFRTMALAGTQPLLPGMIPATAKWAHKDLEEHAMVARYIVNCFKQLRLREYDERGPRTVAAGQLLHLRTDFAVHLTQVPFPTLGTDMLRLLHPTPAVGGVPKQPALEFLRRQEGYDRAYYAGFLGPVNLPEAGVARLYVNLRCLQLRPQEAILYAGTGLTIDSDPAREWQETELKLRTIGAILHE; encoded by the coding sequence ATGAGCAGCCTGCAGCGCATTTCCTGGCAGCCCAACCTGCCCGTGGCGGATCGGCGGCGGCGACTAGTAGCGCTGGCCCTGAGTAGCGGCCGGCCGGTAGCGCTTTGGCGCCTACCCGGCGCCCAGCACGCCCGGTTGTGCGTGAGCTTAAAAGTTGATTCCGCCTACGTAGGGTTGCCGCCCGCTCTGGAGCCCACAGCCCCGGCGGGATTCGCCTTTTTTCCCTTCCGGGATTCCGACCACAACCCGCCGCTTTTCCTGCCCGCCGACCTGTACTTTGATCTGGCCCATCCGGAGGAAATTCAGGTGAGTTCGGCGGCGGCGGCCCGGTTGCCGGAGCTACGACAGCGCTTTGCTACCCTCCCACCCACGGCCGACCTTCCCTGGCACCTGAGCCGCCAGCCAGTACCAGCTACCGCCTCCCAACCCGACTATGAGGCGCTGGTAGCGGCCGGGGTGGCGGCCATTGAGGCCGGCACCGTGCACAAGGTAGTATCAAGCCGGGCCGTGCGCAGGCTGTTGCCGGCCGGCTTTGATGCCCTGGCGGCGTTCGACGAGCTGCAGGAGCGTTACCCTAATGCGTTCGTGTCATTGGTGAGTGCGCCGGGAGTGGGTACCTGGCTGGGCGCTACCCCCGAGGTGCTGGCTGAAATTACCGAGGACCAGGTTTTCCGAACTATGGCCCTGGCTGGCACCCAACCGCTGCTGCCGGGCATGATACCGGCCACCGCCAAGTGGGCCCACAAAGATTTGGAGGAGCACGCCATGGTGGCGCGCTACATTGTGAATTGCTTCAAGCAGTTACGCCTGCGCGAGTACGACGAGCGGGGTCCGCGTACCGTGGCTGCCGGCCAGCTCTTGCACCTGCGCACCGATTTTGCCGTGCACCTCACCCAGGTTCCTTTCCCAACCCTGGGCACCGATATGCTCCGCCTCCTGCACCCTACCCCGGCCGTGGGTGGGGTTCCTAAGCAGCCGGCCCTGGAATTTCTGCGCCGCCAGGAAGGCTACGACCGGGCTTATTACGCTGGTTTCCTGGGTCCCGTAAACCTACCCGAGGCCGGCGTGGCCCGTCTCTACGTGAATCTGCGCTGCCTGCAGTTGCGGCCCCAGGAAGCCATTCTCTACGCCGGTACCGGTCTGACCATTGACTCTGACCCCGCGCGCGAGTGGCAGGAAACCGAGCTGAAGCTGCGCACCATTGGCGCTATTCTGCATGAGTGA
- the menD gene encoding 2-succinyl-5-enolpyruvyl-6-hydroxy-3-cyclohexene-1-carboxylic-acid synthase codes for MSSLQAVHNIPEICAQLGITDVVLSPGSRCAPLTIAFARHPAITVRTVPDERAAAFIGLGLAQAQRRAVALVCTSGTAGLNYAPAVAEAYFQQIPLVVFTADRPPEWIDQLDGQTIRQADLYGAHAKGTFTFPADTSHTDAHWHAGRLVSEAIGMAEQFPAGPVQVNVPLREPFYPKAGEELQFEPVKVTRELPGRSLLPAALLHELREAIQTTSRVLVVAGQHPANAELLLAVRQFAAAYQVPVVGDLIANLHLPAAPYFDQRLRPLGRQDVFMAVPEPGLKQALKPELLITFGQSLISKALKLYLRTAKPAQHWHIQPAGAVADTFQSLTKVVRMEPADFFAVMSQEVSRGNAGGGSKANVSADPQNPSTDYGISSNPLVTSLTQQVTGSIPVDSTSSVELPGFEPAPTHTAVPDVTRVAVPPAPTGSFRLTWPGSGAHLSEAVASAKAAYLKPWLAAENWAEGFLREFMQQPHQPFNEFTAIYRALQLLPDRTALHLANSMAVRYANILGVPAGRTVEVFANRGTSGIDGCTSTAIGAALAQPGRPVVLLTGDVAFFYDRNAFWHNYPTPNLRVILLNNHAGGIFRLIDGPRQQPELEEFFETRQPLTAENTARDFHLRYHTARTFAELESALPVFFAPESGASLLEITTDSPTNAEFFEQYRAAVRSSFT; via the coding sequence ATGTCTTCCCTGCAAGCCGTTCATAATATTCCCGAAATCTGCGCCCAGCTCGGTATTACGGACGTGGTGCTCTCGCCTGGGTCCCGGTGCGCTCCATTAACCATTGCCTTTGCTCGCCACCCAGCCATTACGGTGCGCACGGTACCCGACGAGCGGGCCGCGGCCTTTATCGGGCTGGGGCTGGCCCAGGCCCAACGGCGGGCGGTGGCGCTGGTGTGCACCTCCGGCACGGCGGGCCTGAACTACGCGCCGGCCGTAGCCGAAGCCTATTTTCAGCAGATTCCGCTGGTAGTCTTCACCGCCGACCGGCCGCCGGAGTGGATAGACCAGCTCGACGGGCAGACCATTCGGCAGGCCGACCTGTACGGGGCTCACGCCAAAGGCACGTTTACTTTCCCCGCCGATACCAGTCACACCGATGCGCACTGGCACGCCGGGCGCTTGGTGTCGGAGGCCATTGGAATGGCCGAGCAGTTTCCGGCCGGGCCGGTGCAGGTCAACGTACCGCTGCGGGAGCCCTTCTACCCTAAAGCGGGCGAAGAACTTCAATTTGAGCCGGTGAAGGTGACCCGGGAGCTGCCCGGCCGCTCGTTGCTGCCCGCGGCCTTGCTGCACGAGTTGCGCGAAGCCATTCAAACGACCAGCCGCGTGCTGGTGGTAGCCGGACAGCACCCCGCCAACGCCGAGTTATTGTTAGCAGTGCGCCAGTTTGCGGCCGCCTACCAGGTGCCAGTTGTCGGTGATTTGATTGCCAACCTGCACCTGCCCGCCGCCCCCTACTTCGATCAGCGCCTGCGCCCCCTCGGTCGGCAGGATGTATTTATGGCCGTTCCGGAGCCAGGCCTGAAGCAAGCCCTGAAACCGGAACTGCTAATTACTTTCGGCCAGTCGTTGATTTCCAAGGCCCTCAAACTCTACCTGCGTACCGCCAAGCCAGCCCAGCACTGGCACATCCAGCCGGCCGGCGCAGTAGCCGACACGTTCCAGTCGCTAACCAAGGTAGTGCGCATGGAACCGGCCGACTTTTTTGCGGTAATGAGTCAAGAAGTTTCGAGAGGTAATGCAGGCGGAGGCTCTAAAGCCAACGTCTCGGCTGATCCTCAGAATCCATCTACTGACTACGGAATCAGTTCGAATCCGCTCGTCACCTCTCTCACTCAGCAGGTCACTGGTTCGATTCCAGTTGATTCCACAAGCTCAGTGGAGCTGCCGGGATTCGAACCTGCGCCCACCCACACTGCCGTTCCAGACGTTACGCGCGTGGCGGTGCCCCCGGCCCCGACTGGCTCTTTCCGCCTCACGTGGCCGGGCAGCGGCGCGCACCTGAGCGAGGCGGTAGCGTCGGCCAAGGCGGCCTACCTCAAGCCGTGGCTGGCAGCTGAAAATTGGGCCGAGGGGTTCCTGCGGGAGTTTATGCAGCAGCCTCATCAGCCGTTCAATGAGTTTACGGCCATTTATCGAGCCCTGCAGTTGCTACCCGACCGCACGGCCCTGCACCTGGCCAATAGCATGGCTGTGCGCTACGCCAACATTTTGGGGGTACCGGCCGGCCGCACCGTCGAGGTCTTCGCTAACCGGGGCACCAGCGGCATTGACGGCTGCACCAGCACGGCCATTGGAGCCGCTCTGGCCCAACCCGGCCGGCCGGTGGTGCTGCTTACCGGCGACGTAGCGTTCTTCTACGACCGCAACGCTTTCTGGCACAACTACCCTACCCCCAATCTGCGCGTGATACTGCTGAATAACCACGCCGGCGGCATTTTCCGGCTGATTGATGGGCCTCGTCAGCAGCCGGAGCTGGAGGAGTTTTTTGAGACGCGCCAGCCGCTCACGGCCGAGAATACGGCGCGTGATTTCCACCTGCGCTACCACACGGCCCGCACCTTCGCCGAACTAGAATCGGCTTTACCGGTTTTCTTTGCACCCGAATCCGGCGCGAGTCTGCTTGAAATCACCACTGACAGCCCTACCAACGCCGAGTTCTTCGAACAGTACCGCGCGGCGGTGAGATCTTCGTTTACGTAA
- the menB gene encoding 1,4-dihydroxy-2-naphthoyl-CoA synthase, protein MAEQLTWTPIKEFREILFTQSGGIAKISINRPQVHNAFTPLTVQEMIEAMDICRNRTDIGVIILTGEGGKAFCSGGDQSVRGEGGYVGEDTVPRLNVLDLQKQIRSIPKPVVAMVAGWAIGGGHVLHVVCDLSIAAENARFGQTGPNVGSFDGGFGASYLARVVGQKKAREIWFLCDQYNAQEALDMGLVNKVVPLEQLEETTVAWCNKILEKSPLALRMLKSSFNAELDGQAGIQELAGNATLLYYLSEEAKEGKNAFLEKRKPDFSKYPKFP, encoded by the coding sequence ATGGCCGAACAACTTACCTGGACTCCGATTAAGGAGTTCCGCGAAATCCTCTTCACGCAGTCTGGCGGCATTGCCAAGATTAGCATCAACCGCCCCCAGGTCCACAACGCCTTCACGCCCCTCACGGTGCAGGAAATGATTGAGGCCATGGACATCTGCCGCAACCGCACCGACATTGGGGTCATCATCCTCACCGGTGAAGGCGGCAAAGCGTTCTGCTCGGGCGGCGACCAGAGCGTGCGGGGCGAAGGCGGCTACGTTGGCGAGGATACCGTGCCGCGCCTGAACGTGCTGGATTTGCAGAAGCAGATTCGCTCTATCCCGAAGCCCGTGGTAGCCATGGTGGCGGGCTGGGCCATTGGGGGCGGCCACGTCCTGCACGTGGTGTGCGACCTGAGCATTGCCGCCGAAAACGCCCGTTTTGGTCAAACCGGCCCCAACGTAGGGTCGTTTGATGGCGGCTTCGGAGCCTCCTACCTCGCCCGCGTGGTAGGCCAGAAGAAGGCCCGCGAAATCTGGTTTCTCTGCGACCAGTACAATGCCCAGGAAGCCCTCGACATGGGCCTAGTAAACAAGGTAGTACCCCTGGAGCAGCTGGAAGAAACAACGGTGGCTTGGTGCAACAAAATTCTGGAGAAGAGCCCCCTGGCCCTGCGTATGCTCAAATCCAGCTTCAACGCCGAGCTTGACGGGCAGGCCGGAATTCAGGAGCTGGCCGGCAACGCCACGCTGCTGTACTACCTCTCCGAAGAAGCCAAAGAAGGCAAAAATGCCTTCCTGGAAAAGCGCAAGCCCGACTTCTCGAAGTATCCCAAGTTCCCGTAA
- a CDS encoding DUF6370 family protein, which translates to MKSALLLLLLSFTAICTAQAQSTPPATSAAPPDKAKEVRVVEASCGQCRLGLPGKSCDLAVRLDGKAYFVDGTTIDSHGDAHAKDGFCQAIRKAEVQGEVVDNRFKATYFKLLPDQPAQGK; encoded by the coding sequence ATGAAATCTGCCCTGCTTCTGCTGTTACTGAGCTTTACCGCCATCTGCACCGCGCAGGCCCAGTCGACCCCGCCGGCTACGAGTGCTGCTCCCCCCGATAAGGCCAAGGAAGTGCGGGTGGTGGAGGCCTCCTGCGGGCAGTGCCGACTGGGCCTGCCGGGCAAAAGCTGTGATTTGGCCGTGCGCCTAGATGGCAAAGCCTATTTCGTGGACGGCACCACCATCGACTCGCACGGGGACGCCCACGCCAAGGACGGTTTCTGTCAGGCCATCCGGAAGGCAGAGGTGCAGGGCGAGGTAGTAGACAACCGCTTTAAAGCCACCTACTTCAAGCTGCTGCCAGACCAGCCAGCCCAAGGCAAGTAG
- a CDS encoding AMP-binding protein, with protein MAPDSALLPDSLLLNGREFHYADIQQYPANSPTDLNGYEARVLDFCRQWLNGAQEFGLQTSGSTGLPQRVTMTRQQLAASARRTGDYFDLGPGDRMLVCLNCEFVGGLMMLVRGFERRMHLTIVEPQADPLALVPADAEFDFTSFVPLQLRAVLAAGHAPRLNRLKGILVGGAAVEKSLEQEIQQVQVPVYLTYGMTETASHIALRRLNGPDATPYYHVLSGIHVGQDERGCLTIRADVTQDQLITTNDRVNLLDARTFEWLGRADFVINSGGVKVQAEKVEQVLEVALMELGLRCRAFIAGRPDERLGEQVTAFLEGEPLAAAQQQQLHALLSERLDKYEQPREFVFVPQFQATPSGKLDRRNTLQMVK; from the coding sequence ATGGCCCCTGATTCTGCCCTCCTTCCCGATTCCCTGCTGCTCAATGGGCGCGAATTTCACTACGCCGACATTCAGCAATATCCCGCCAACTCCCCTACCGATCTGAACGGCTACGAAGCCCGCGTGCTGGATTTCTGCCGGCAGTGGCTGAATGGGGCCCAGGAGTTTGGGCTGCAAACCTCGGGCTCTACGGGCCTACCCCAGCGCGTGACCATGACGCGCCAGCAGCTGGCAGCCTCTGCCCGCCGCACCGGCGACTACTTCGACCTGGGCCCCGGCGACCGGATGCTGGTGTGCCTGAACTGCGAATTTGTGGGCGGACTGATGATGCTGGTGCGGGGCTTCGAGCGACGCATGCACTTGACTATTGTGGAGCCTCAAGCCGACCCGCTGGCCCTGGTGCCAGCCGACGCCGAATTCGACTTTACTTCCTTCGTGCCCCTGCAGCTGCGGGCGGTGCTGGCCGCCGGTCACGCCCCGCGCCTTAACCGCCTCAAGGGCATTTTGGTAGGTGGCGCGGCCGTGGAGAAAAGCCTGGAGCAGGAAATTCAGCAGGTACAGGTGCCCGTATATCTCACGTATGGCATGACGGAAACGGCCTCCCACATTGCCCTGCGCCGCCTCAACGGCCCTGATGCAACGCCTTACTACCACGTACTTTCCGGCATACACGTGGGCCAGGATGAGCGCGGCTGCCTCACCATCCGGGCCGATGTAACCCAGGACCAGCTCATCACCACCAACGACCGGGTAAACCTGCTGGACGCGCGCACCTTCGAGTGGCTGGGCCGGGCCGATTTCGTGATTAACAGCGGTGGCGTGAAAGTGCAGGCCGAAAAGGTGGAACAGGTGCTGGAGGTAGCCCTTATGGAGCTGGGCTTGCGGTGCCGCGCCTTTATAGCGGGCCGCCCCGACGAGCGCCTGGGCGAGCAGGTAACGGCCTTTCTAGAGGGCGAGCCGTTAGCCGCGGCCCAGCAGCAGCAGCTACATGCCTTGCTCTCTGAGCGCCTCGACAAATACGAACAGCCCCGAGAATTCGTCTTCGTGCCCCAGTTCCAAGCCACGCCCTCCGGCAAACTAGACCGTCGCAACACTTTGCAAATGGTGAAATAG
- a CDS encoding dipeptidyl peptidase 3 — protein sequence MNHTRFSAATFLLLTQLGSGCASTSRTTTPTTAVTGATTEVVGQLAAAAAQEESAPVAPPVPATPAFQLVMEQFADLRILRYQVPGFEELEPRQKELLYYLYEAALSGRDITYDQNYRHNLRVRRTVEALWPANEERRTASTNQQQIAQAEKFATYAKRVWFSNGIHHHYSTRKFVPECTPEYFRELIFATDAKKLPLEPGESVTKFLATLKPILFDPNLAPKRVNQEAGKDLVKTSATNYYEGMTQTEVEAFYRKKINKKDSQPISYGLNSKLVKDKQSRIVERVWFTEGMYGGALTKVVYWLNKAAAVAETPEQELALRKLVEFYQIGDLKKWDEYNVAWVHDTKSRTDVVNGFIEVYGDPLGYRAAYESVVSFKDLEATKRIQAIGNEAQWFEDHSPILAQHRKQNVVGITAKVITVVVEAGATAPKTPIGINLPNATWIRKEHGSKSVQLGNIVEASNAAEAGGMLDEFALDEAEKQRARTYAELAAKLHTDMHEVIGHASGQINKGVGTPKETLKSYASALEEARADLVALYYLPDPKLMQLGVVPSPDVAKAEYDSYIRNGLLTQLVRLQLGETVEEAHLRNRQMVARWVFEKGRKENVIEKVTREGNTYFRINDYEKLRGLFGQLLRELQRITSEGDYAAGKALIETYGVKVDPVLHKEVLARYQKLHIAPYVGFIQPRLVPIKQGDKIVDVKLEYPTNFAEQMLEYGRQYRLLPNYN from the coding sequence ATGAATCATACGCGTTTTTCGGCGGCTACTTTTCTGCTCCTGACTCAGCTAGGTAGCGGCTGCGCCAGCACCTCCCGCACCACTACTCCGACCACGGCCGTAACGGGCGCTACCACGGAGGTCGTAGGGCAACTGGCCGCGGCGGCTGCGCAGGAGGAATCCGCTCCGGTGGCCCCGCCAGTTCCGGCTACCCCTGCCTTCCAGCTTGTGATGGAGCAGTTTGCCGACCTGCGGATTCTGCGCTACCAGGTACCCGGTTTTGAGGAGTTGGAGCCCCGCCAAAAGGAGCTGCTCTACTACCTCTACGAGGCGGCCCTGAGTGGGCGCGACATTACCTACGACCAGAACTACCGGCATAACCTGCGGGTGCGCCGCACCGTGGAGGCCTTGTGGCCCGCCAACGAGGAGCGCCGTACCGCCAGCACCAACCAGCAGCAAATAGCCCAGGCTGAAAAGTTTGCTACCTACGCCAAGCGCGTATGGTTCAGCAACGGCATTCACCACCACTACAGCACGCGCAAGTTTGTGCCGGAGTGCACGCCCGAGTATTTCCGGGAGCTGATATTTGCTACCGATGCCAAAAAGCTGCCCCTGGAGCCGGGCGAGTCGGTGACCAAGTTCCTGGCTACCCTGAAACCCATCCTCTTCGACCCCAACCTGGCCCCTAAGCGGGTAAACCAGGAGGCGGGCAAAGACCTGGTGAAAACCTCCGCTACCAACTACTACGAGGGCATGACCCAGACGGAAGTAGAGGCTTTTTACCGCAAGAAAATCAACAAGAAAGACTCGCAGCCCATATCCTACGGCCTCAACTCCAAGCTGGTGAAGGACAAGCAGAGCCGTATTGTGGAGCGGGTCTGGTTTACGGAGGGCATGTACGGCGGGGCCCTGACCAAGGTGGTGTACTGGCTCAACAAGGCCGCCGCCGTGGCCGAAACGCCCGAGCAGGAGCTGGCCCTGCGCAAGCTGGTGGAGTTCTACCAAATCGGCGACCTAAAGAAGTGGGACGAGTACAACGTGGCCTGGGTGCACGACACCAAGTCGAGGACGGACGTTGTGAACGGCTTTATTGAGGTGTACGGCGACCCGCTGGGCTACCGCGCCGCCTACGAGTCGGTGGTATCGTTCAAGGATTTGGAGGCCACCAAGCGCATTCAAGCCATTGGCAACGAGGCCCAGTGGTTCGAGGATCATTCGCCCATTCTGGCCCAGCACCGCAAGCAAAACGTGGTAGGCATCACGGCCAAGGTGATTACGGTGGTGGTGGAAGCCGGCGCCACGGCCCCCAAAACGCCCATCGGGATTAACCTGCCCAACGCTACCTGGATTCGGAAGGAGCACGGCTCAAAATCGGTGCAGCTGGGCAACATTGTGGAGGCCAGCAACGCGGCCGAAGCAGGCGGCATGCTAGATGAGTTTGCCTTGGACGAAGCCGAAAAGCAGCGGGCCCGCACCTACGCGGAGCTGGCCGCCAAGTTGCACACCGACATGCACGAGGTAATCGGGCACGCCTCGGGGCAGATCAATAAGGGCGTGGGCACGCCCAAAGAAACCCTGAAAAGCTACGCCTCGGCCCTAGAAGAAGCCCGCGCCGACCTGGTAGCTCTCTACTACCTGCCCGACCCCAAGCTGATGCAGCTGGGCGTGGTGCCCTCCCCCGACGTAGCCAAGGCGGAGTACGACAGCTACATTCGCAACGGCCTGCTGACCCAGCTAGTGCGCCTGCAACTCGGCGAGACGGTGGAAGAAGCCCACTTGCGCAACCGCCAGATGGTCGCCCGGTGGGTTTTCGAGAAAGGCCGCAAGGAAAACGTCATTGAGAAAGTGACCCGCGAGGGCAACACCTACTTCCGCATCAATGACTACGAGAAGCTGCGTGGCCTGTTCGGGCAGCTGCTGCGGGAGCTGCAGCGCATCACCAGCGAGGGCGACTACGCCGCCGGCAAGGCCCTGATTGAAACCTACGGGGTAAAGGTTGATCCGGTCCTGCACAAGGAAGTATTGGCCCGTTACCAAAAGCTGCATATTGCGCCCTACGTCGGGTTTATTCAGCCCCGGCTGGTGCCCATCAAGCAAGGCGACAAAATCGTGGACGTGAAGCTGGAGTACCCAACCAACTTCGCCGAACAGATGCTAGAATACGGCCGCCAGTACCGCCTGCTGCCTAATTACAACTAG
- a CDS encoding ABA4-like family protein, with protein sequence MHLTPAFLFSVANPLALLGWALLVLAPRWRLTQAVVLSGALPLLLAGAYALLIGSHYLSPQAGQGGFSSLTEVAALFQDPWALLAGWLHYLCFDLSLGIWESLDARRRGVPHWLLVPCLLLTFLFGPVGLLLYSLVRRFYGRHVSDSVSGATR encoded by the coding sequence ATGCATCTTACGCCCGCTTTCCTGTTTTCCGTGGCCAACCCACTTGCCCTGCTGGGCTGGGCCCTGCTGGTGCTGGCCCCGCGCTGGCGCCTCACGCAAGCCGTTGTGCTGAGCGGCGCCCTACCCCTACTGCTGGCCGGCGCCTATGCTCTGCTGATTGGTAGTCACTACCTGAGTCCGCAGGCGGGCCAGGGCGGCTTCAGCTCTCTAACCGAGGTAGCAGCTTTGTTCCAAGACCCGTGGGCACTGCTGGCCGGCTGGCTTCACTACCTCTGCTTCGATTTGAGCCTGGGCATCTGGGAAAGCCTGGATGCCCGGCGGCGCGGCGTGCCACACTGGCTGCTGGTGCCGTGCCTGCTCCTTACTTTCCTGTTTGGCCCGGTGGGGCTGCTGCTTTACTCCTTGGTGCGGCGCTTCTACGGCCGCCACGTTTCGGATTCGGTTTCTGGTGCTACCCGCTAA